The sequence below is a genomic window from Anaerocolumna chitinilytica.
GATACTCTGACCAGAACTTTGGAATATCTGTCATATTGTTCTGGTAATTAAATGTCCTCGTCATAAGAACAACCTCAAATGCTTCTTTTTTCTCAATTCTGTAATCCATACTGCTTCCACCTTCCATAATAATTTTAATGATAAGACGATTAAAGGATTTTAGGCTGGCTCCCTGTTTTTTTACTTGTACCGGAGTAATTCCGTGGAATCTCTTAAAGGCTTTTGTGAAGCTCTCCGGTGAATCGTAGCCATATTTTAATGCCACATCGATTACTTTAGTCTCCTTCCGAAGAAGTTCTCCGCCGGCCAGAGAAAGACGCCTGTTTCTGATGTATTCACCCATTGTCAGTCCGGTAAGCAGGGTAAAGGTTCTTTGAAAATGATGATTTGAAATATATACCCCCTCCGCAACCTCTTCACATTCCAGATCACTAAGAAGGTTTTCCTCCATGTAATCTATTGCCTTTTCCAGCGTTTGAATCCAGTCCATACTAACAACCTGCCCTTTCTGTGTACATCAATTATACTCCTGCATTCTTCACACCAGCAGTACTGCCTTTTTCAACCTGTGTGAAGGATAACCTGCCCTCGCCTTATGCATTTATCATAACAGAAGCGCCCTTATTTCTCCTGTCCGCAAGTGCTCTTATGTGTCCGCTTTATTCCTTATTCTTTATTCTTTCCTTTATTCTTTCTTCCGAAAGTTTATAGTATCTTTCTTAATTGTTCACAAACTCTTCAATTTTCCTTCAAACTCTATACACATGTGAACGTTATAATGAATTCATAAGTTAAACAAAGAAACAAACACAAAATAAATGGTAATACAAATTAAGCGTAAATCAAGGATCCCCAACCTTGTTGACATAAACTTTTTTTCATAAATGGCCGGCAGAATTTCTGCCGGCCCCTCCTCTTTTATAGGGATATCCTTTACCCTTTAAGTTATTCTTTATCCAATCAATTTACCAGATATTTTCTTTGTAATTCCATTTCTTCCTCTTTTGTTACCTTTAATGCCTGGTATATATAATTATGAAAAGAACCAAATATCTTTTCTGCGGTATGATAAGCTGTTTCAAGATATTCAGCATTCACAGTAAGTGCAATCTCCACAATATCGCATTGTTCTTTGCTAAATCCCTGCTCTGTCAGCTTACCAAGCAGTTCCTCATTTTCTTCTTTTCTCTGTTCATTGGTTTTTAAGTAATCATAAATGATATCTTCTTTGCTTACACCAAGAATTGTTAAGATAATAGCTGCCGTCAATCCCGTTCTGTCTTTACCGGCAAAACAATGGAAAAGAAATGCTCCCTCTTCCTGTTCCAAAAGAAGGTCAAGAACTTCTCTAAAACCTCTTGCTGCACCCTCATTGTTAATCATCTGTTCATATAAGAGATTCATATGATAATGAGCACCGTGAACATCCTGAACCGATTCAAGGCTTCCCAAATCTGCTCCGGTTTCATGAATTTTCTTTAGGATATCAACATTGTAATAGCTGGCACCCGGAACTTCATCGTCGGGTTTCTCTCCATATTCCTTTTCCCCGCGCAGGTCTATAATGGTTCTTAATTGAAATTCATTGGATAATATCTCTATATCTTCTTTTGTAAGTTTTACCAGTTCTCCCGAGCGAAGTATACGAAGGGGGCGGACTTTTTTTCCGTCTTTTCCTGTTATTCCGCCTAAATCTCTGAAATTTACCGGTTTGGCAAGGTTTTTCATAACCTGTTCCACCTTTCTTCCTATCGGCTAACATATTGCAGCAACTGCATCATACCACATTTAGCCTTGTCATGGTATCACCGTCTTTTAGTCTAACAAAATTCCCCACTAAAGTCAAACCCAGCTTAGTTACCGATAGTAATAACCTTTGTAGCAACTTTTTCTCCAAACCACTCATCATGTTCTACGAACACAAGAGTCGGATTGATAGCAAGTACTGCGCTTTCTAATTGTTCTCTGAAATAGAGATCCATATAATTAAGGGGCTCATCCAATAGTATCAGATGGTTTTCCATGGAAAGTGCCCTTGCTATTTCAATCTTTTTTAGTTCTCCTCTGCTAAAGGTCTCTAATGGACGTTCAAACAAAGAGTCCGGCAGGTCAAAGAGACGGCATAGTTTCTCAAAATCATCACCATTCCCATCTTTTATAAACCCTTTTAAATATCCTTCTCTCCAAAGGGGCTCCTGGAGGGCTTCTGTTATTTTAAGGTCTTCCGTCCGTATAAATCCCCTGGTGGAAAGCTTTCCGGAAATCAGTTTTAACAAGGTGGATTTCCCTGACCCATTTTCTCCTCTTACCCAGATGCGGTCCCCCTTTTTAATATCAAAGGACAAACCATAGAAGAGTTCCCTGCCGTCATAGGAATACATAATATCCTTTCCCTTAAGCAATAAGGTTCCCTCTGTTTCCAACTGTTCGAATTCCAGCTTCGCTGCTGTTTCGTAATTCAGGAGCAGGGTTTTCTTTTCTTCTATCTTATTCATTATCTGCTGCTCCGAGCGTTTTGCCTGCCCCATAAAAGCCTTAGCTCCATTGGTTCTTGCATGGCTGGCAAAGGCATATTTCTGGGTATTGGCAGTTCCTCCCCATAGTCTGCTCTCCTTTGCGTGCCGCTCCAACTGCCTGACTTCCCTATTTAACCGCTCCCCTGCTCTGGCTTCAAATTCATCCTTTAAATCTTTATTCCGTTTCCAGGTAGTAAAATTTCCTTGTTCCAGAGTAATATCCGATTTATTAATTGCCAGGATATGATCTGCCACCTCATCCAAGAAACTCCTGTCATGGGATACTACCAGAAAGCCCTTTTTCCGTTTTAGATATTCCGCTACATCCTTTTTCCCTCGAATATCCAGATGATTTGTCGGCTCATCCAATAAAAGATAGGTATCTTTACGCAGAAACAAAGCAATTAGGAGCACTTTGGTTTTCTCTCCTTCAGATAATAGGGAAAAGTCCCGATAAAGCAGTTCTTCCGCCAGTTTCATTCTATACATCTCTTTTTTAATGAGGCTCTCCATTGAGAAGCCGTCAAGTTCCAGATACCGTCCGAGAGCTTCCATATCTTCCAGATTATCCTCTAAGGTTCTTAAACCTCCAATGTTTTCTTTTATTACATCCATCGTCAGAGAATACCTTACTTTATTTTCATAAGGAAACAATTCTGTATTTACTTCCATCTTTATTGTACCCTTATCTGGCAGGAACTCCTTATGAAGAAGTTTTAAAAAGGTTGTCTTTCCTCTTCCGTTCCTTCCGATTAGACCAAGTCTCCAGTCGGTATCAAGATTAAGGGTTACTTTTTCAAATATTGGTTCATAAAAAGTTTTATAGCTAAAGCTCATCTCAGTTATCATAATTTGCGACATAATGTTCCTTCCTTTCCTGACTTTATTTCTTGTCAGATTAGGCCCGGATATGACGCTTTTGCCGGACCTATACTGACTCTATTACCAAACGTAAACGAATCCACATAATATGCAGGCCTCCTTCTATTACCCAATTTGGGCATAAAAAAACCTACCTTTAACAGATTACCCTTAGACGGTTGCTATCCGTATAAGGTAACACAGCAGAGCGCATCAAAATAGTAATAATATCCTTTAAATAGGCTATTATCCTAACATAAGATTAACGCAGTCTGCTGTTGTTAAAAAGTAGGTAAATTAACATAGTTCTTATTTCAACCTCTGCTTTCAGAAGATATTTTTACCATAACATAAAATTCATCTTAGAGCAACTTATTTTTACATTTATTTCATTATCTGATATGATAAGCGATATTTCCATCCCTGGAGCTCTTATTCCATATTAAATGTTCTTATCAAATGTTCTTACGACTTTTGGATATACGGACATAAAAAAGAGTACAACCATACCGGGGCTATACTCTTTTCCTTTATTTCATCTGATTTATTATACGTTGTATACTTTTTAGGGAGAGGTAGTATTTTCCCGCTATCTCTGTTCCCTTCATTCCTTTTTGATAATCAAGGTAGATGTTTCGATTCCGTTCCTTTAATTCTTCTCTGATACTGGTGTTCTCACCCCAGTTCTTTCTGGAATTCTCTTTTCTCGGGATATAGATACATTCCCCATCCACATAGTTTTGAATCAATTCAATAATTTCATTTGGCAGAATCTGCTCTGCTCTTCTATAGCTCATTGCGCCCTCCTAAAATATTTGCTATTAGGAACAGCAGCGGCTATAACAATTTTATTTTAATTTATAAAAATGCGATAGCCGGTGCTACGCATTTATAACATGCCTTCGTCTCATAAAACAGCCAAACCCCTTTCAAGACCTGCAAACTTCGGAATGCAGGATAAAATATACATGTAATTCTAATGTCATTTTAAACCATATTCCAAATCTTTGCAAGAACTATCAGCAGATGTAATACTATTAATTTGTTTATTCTCAGAGAGAAAGCTTTACTGACTTATAACAAAAATATGACCCCGGTTTTATTTTATCATCATCGTAATAAAATAATCCCAGTTTGTCAAATAGAGCTTCCCCTGCATATTCCAGAACTTTTATTTTCTCATATGCCATTTTATAAGCTCCAAAGGGACTCCCTCCAATGGCAACAGTCATATGAAAACAATAGTCTTCGTCATGCTCTGCCGGGCAATGCCCAAAGCCTTCCTCTAAAGCCTTAAACAGTTCCTTCTGCTGATTTTTAAGTGTGTCATTGGGTTTGATTTTCATAACCAGACAACCGGACTCGTATCCGAATACTTTGCTTTCATAGAGGTCCAAAGCATCAAAGCGGAGACTTATAGGTGAAAGCTTTTTAGCATAATCATCAAAAAAGGATTCTATCTTATTTAAATCGGGTATAGAAAATGGCTGTTTTAAGGATACATGCATTGGCAGCCTCGCTGCTTCAAAGCCCATCCCGCCGATTCTGTGGGCGGCAAGCATTAATCCTTTTCCATAATTCTCTGTATTGGTATCTGCCAGATAAGCGATTGTTGCTTTCATTCCTTCTCCCCCTCACTGTTATCCTCATGAAGTTCCTCCTGAAGCATATTGATAAAAGCTTCCAGATTCATTCGTCCTAAATCACCGCTGTCTCTCTTACGAACAGATACCTCATGGCTTTCTTCTTCCTTCTGGCCAACAATCAGCATATAAGGAACCCTGTCAAGCTGAGCTTCCCTAATCTTATAGCCGATCTTTTCTGCCCTGTCATCCACTTCACAGCGTATTAAAGCTCTGGATAATTTCTTTTTTATATCATTTGCATAGGGTAGAAAATGTTCTGATATAGGCAGCAGTTTCACCTGAACCGGAGCCAGCCATAAAGGGAACTTGCCGGCATAATGCTCTATAAGAATCCCCATGAAACGCTCTAAGGAACCAAATACCACCCGGTGCAGCATAATCGGGCGATGCTTTAACCCATCTGCCCCAGTATACTCTGCCTGAAAACGCAAGGGAAGCTGAAAGTCCAGCTGTATTGTTCCGCATTGCCAGGTTCTGCCCATGGAATCCACCAGATGAAAATCAATCTTAGGGCCATAGAAAGCTCCGTCCCCTTCATTAACAAGGTATGGCATCTTAAGCTCCTCCAGGGCATTTATTAAGCCATTCGTAGCCATTTCCCAGTCTTCCTCACTGCCGATACTATCCTCCGGTCGTGTAGATAATTCTACATGATAGGAAAATCCAAACTTAGTGTATACCTCATCTATCAGACCAATTACTCCTTTTATTTCTTCTCTTACCTGTTCTTCCGTCATAAAGATATGGGCATCATCCTGGGTAAACATCCGAACCCGCATAAGTCCATGGAGCGTTCCTGACTTCTCGTGCCGGTGGACAATTCCCAATTCTCCCATCCTAATTGGAAGGTCTCTGTAGGAGTGAGGCTGCAGTTTATACACCAGCATTCCTCCCGGACAATTCATAGGTTTGATTGCATATTCAGACTTATCGATAGTGGAAAGATACATTTTTTCATTAAAGTGTTCCCAATGGCCGGAAGTCTCCCATAAGCTTTTCTCAAGCATAATCGGTGTGGAAATCTCCACATAGCCTTCCCTGCTGTGCACTTTTCTCCAGTAATCTATCAAAAGATTTTTCACTATCAGGCCCTTTGGCAGGAAGAAGGGAAAACCCGGCCCTTCGTCCATTATTGCAAAGAGCCCCAGTTCCTTACCAAGTCTTCTATGATCACGTTTTCTGGCTTCTTCTATCTTCGCAAGATATTCTTCTAACTCAGCGGTACTTGGATATGCTGTACCGTATATTCTGGTCAGCATTTCATTCTCTTCTTTTCCCTTCCAGTAAGCACCTGCTACCAGCGTCAGCTTAAAGGCTTTTATCGATCCTGTGCTGATTACATAAGTGCCTGCGAACAGCTCACTATATTCCCCTTGTATTATGAGTACAGCTTCTTTTTCCTGGCTTTCTCTGATAAGCTCTACCTTATAGGATTCCTGCCTTTCTGCCATATAATCCATTGCCTCTTTTTTATCCAAGGTAAAGCTCTTTAGTGATAGGTCTTGATTAATAATATTTTGCATCTCTGCTTCCAGAATGTTTAAGTCTTCCGTTGTAAAAGCTGTGTTAAGAGCAAAATCGTAATAAAAGCCTTCCTCTTCTGTCTGAAAGCCGGCACATTTTGCTTCCGGATATAACCTTTTTACTGCCTGAGCCAGAACCTGTGCCGTAGTACGCCAGTATGCTTCCCTCCCTTCTTTCTCTGTAAAGTCGTAGTCCCTGATAGAACCGTCTTTCTCTGCTGCTTTCATTTCTTATGATCTCCTTCTATGGGTTTTATTTAACATAAGAAAAGCACCCTTGTATAAACGGCATACAGCCGCTTATATAAGGGTGCATCATATCAAATGCACGGTTCCACCTTAACTTTTCACTTCGGATTCCATCAAATCCTATTCTTTAACGCAGACATACGGCGACACTTAGTAATTGTAAGAACAATCTTTCAGCATTGCAGCTTGGGAATGGTTTTGGGCTGTCTTCCATATAAAGAACTTCCACCTTATGTTCTTCTCTCTGTATATTTCTCTCAGCTTACTCGTTTCCGTCATAGCTTTTCTTATGTTATTGGTATCATTATAGCATTCTATTTGTTTCTGTCAATATCTAATTTCCATTCATTTTTTAATATGGCATATTCATAGGTATCAACCCATAAAGGTTCCCCTTGGGCTCCGGTTTTAAAATAAATATTTTGTAAAAGCATACCTTCACGCCTCATAGGTAAGCGTTCCAGCAGCTTCCAGGATTGCTCATTCTTTGGATTGCACATGGCTATAATACGCCTGGCCCCTAAACTGGTAAAGGCATAGTCAAGTAATGCTCTGGCACTCTCTGTGGCATAACCTTGTCCTTGAAAACTCCTGTTAAAAACATATCCCAATTCCCAGGTATCAAATTCTCCTTTACCCAAATACAGGTTTCCAATTAACTTTCCATTCTCCTTTAAGCAGACGGCATAGAAAGACTTCGCACCTGCTCTGTAAATTGCTTCTTCCATCGCCTGCTCTTTTGTATAAACATTATATGGCTCAAACCGAACAACCTCTTCGTCTGATAAATATTCATATAAATCCATCCAATCATTTTCATCAAATCTTCTAATAATCAATCTCTCTGTGATTATATTTTCCATTATAAATGCCTCTCTCTTCTCTGAATTAACATGATAATTATACCATAGTTTCTAAAGTAATCCAAATCCCAAAACAGTTATAGCTATTAATTCCTTTAGCCCGTAATTTCTTAAAAATAATTAAGAAATAACAGAGTTTTTTGTATTTACTTCTGGCTGTCAATGGGATAATATATGTTGTAAAAATCAGATACGATAAAATAGTACTCTTTCGTTTATACTATCATGATTATAACATCTGGCTACAAAAGTAAAATTATAAAGGATGGAACAGGATTCTTATATGGAAAATATGGAGAACACGGATAACTTAGAAACCCCCGAAATAAACGAGGAAGAGCTGCAAAAAGAAGAAAGCTATCAGAAACTGATTGCCTTGCTTTCAAGCCTGGAGTGCATGAACACCACACCATCAAAGGCTGAAATATATCTAAGTGCTGCTAATAAATTTGCCGAACTGGAAGGCTATAAAGACAGTGAAGAATACGTCAAGCTATGCAAGCAGTCAGCAAAGCAGACAAATGATGAGTTAATAAAAAAAATATATGATTATGCCACCCTTAAGAAGAACAATGCCAAAAATGCTGATGATTATAAATTGGCAGCTGCAGAATTCCGTAAAACGGAAGGATACTCTGATTCAGATAAACAGGCCTTGGAATGCGATAAACTAAGTGACCGCATTGATAACAAAGGTGCCAGGAAATTTTTTGGAACCGTCGGTGTGGTATTGTTTGGCATTCTTGTTCTCGTATTCATCGGCATTTCTCCCGTTGCCAAGTACAATATCGGAAATGCCCTTTATAACGTGAATGCTTATAAATATGCCTTAAAATTCTATCATCACTCCGGTGACTATAAAGACACCAAGGATAAAGCTATGAAGTGCCAGTATATGTTAGGATTGGATTATGAAGCAAAGGGCAATTATAAGATGGCAAAGAAATCTTTTTACGCATCAGGTAATTACAAAGAAAGTGATGTAAAAAAAGTAACTGCCTTAAAACAGGTTCTTAAAAATGCCAGACCAGGCATCAGTGTAGTTAAAATCGGTAAATATAACTGGAAAGTTTTAAAGGTAGAAGATACAAAAGTCTTACTGCTAAAGAAAGCTGCTCTATCCAAAAGAGCTTACAGCAGTAATGCTAGCAATGCAGCCTGGGAAAATTCTGACCTTCGCAAGTATTTAAATAATAATTTCTTAAACGATACTTTTTCAAAAGAAGAACTTAAAAATATACTTCAGACAACCGTAAGCAATAATGCCAATGCCAAATATGGCACAGCAGGCGGTAATGATACTTCCGATTATCTATTCTTATTAGATATAGACGAGGCACATACTTATAATACCTTCTTCAAAGCATTAAAGGGAAGAAGCTGGCTGCGCTCCCCCGGCAGTTCTTCTGGCAGCGCTGCCTTTATCACCGATAAAGGGTTGGTTATGGATTTTGGCTATGATGTAACAAGTGATGAATTTACAGCCATTCCGGCTATGTGGTTTAATATCCAATAACTCAACGAAATCAGAACAGGATTTAGGTTACTCAAATAAAGAAAGCCGTATATGTTTAGCAAAATGCTAAATATATACGGCTATTTTTTCTAAACTACTCGAACAATTCCCTCACAATCTAGAGAATAACACCGTTCAGCTTTAACAAGGCTCTTGCTGTATCCGGTGAATCTGCCCCTGTAGCATTCTTAATGGGAGCAAATTCTTCTTCTCTGACAACCTCAAAGGGCAGACAGTCTTCAAAGAGAGGAATCATATCCAGAACCAATTCTTCAAACTTGTACCCATTAGGCTCACTTGGCTGAATGTATTCACCGTCCGGTGTAACATAAGGAATCTTCTTCTCAGCAACATGAATGGGAAGATTGGTATTCAATATATGAATTAATTTATCCAATTTGAAAAGATAATTTAATATTACACCATAGGAATAACTAAGTTCTCCCTCCGGTGTTTTTTCATGAAGCATCTCGGGTGTCATCTCATAGTATTCTACGATAGATGGCTTTCCGTCTTTCTTGCATAAGACACCAACGCGTTCCCCTGGTTCTGCTTTTTTAACCACTTTCGCTCCGCTGTCCTTCCCTGTCAGAATAGTAGCACCAACAAAGACAGGGTCTGCTATTCTTTGTAAAACATTATCTACTGCGAAAACATTCAGCCATTCAATTCCTCTGGACTGTACATCCTCTAAAAGTCCTGCTTTTACCATGGAAGAGAACCAGCCGCCATTACCATTGGGAGACAGGGACAGCCTATCCGGTGCTTCCATTAAAAGTTTTCCTTCGTAATCTACGGAAGGTGTCATTTCCTGCATAAAGAAAGTAATGTAGTCTTCCTGATAGCCAAAGTATTGATTTTCTTTTAAGAATTCAATAGTTTCTTCATGGGTCTTATCACTGGTCATAATGTAAAACGGAACCCAGGCACCAGTCTTTTCAACTACTTGCAGTGCATTTTGAAACAATTGTTCAAAGATATAGAGAGTTCTGGTAATACCGATATTTACCTTACCCTTTGGTCCCTCACAGCCAAGTCTTGATCCCTGACCGCCGGCCAGTAAAACAGCTCCTACTTTTTTCTCCTGTATTGCCTGGATACCGGCTGCTTCAAATTCGTCTCTTCTGGCATTAATCTCTTTTCTTTCCATTCCGGAAAGAGGTTCTACAATTCCCTTACCTGCAAGTCCATTGTCTTTGTGAATAAGGGCTGCAATATTTAAGTCAACTTTTTCAATCTGTGCTGACAGTGCTTCTTTTCCCTTATCATCAAGCTTATCGTAATATAATAATAAATGTTCCTGATGATATTCTCTTAATTTTTCCTCCAGTTTTTCCCTGTTCATAACTTTTCTCCTTCTATCAAAATTATTATGCATAGCTCCTTCTACACGGTTCTTTTTATGTTAAATATCCCCCGCTAACAGCCATGCTTTAAGAGATCCCTAATAATTCTTTCCCATTTTCCAATCTTTCATGAAATTGTTTGTAAAAATCCTTCTCTATTTCATAGGGTCTTAGGTAAAAAAGATTTAAAATACAAAGATTTATATTCTTTACCGTTACTTCCTCTGCTGCATTTTTCACTTTTTCTTCTGCATCATTTAAGAAATAATGCCAGTCAATGAGAAACTTCTCATTTTCTTTTATGCCCTTCGTATCAATCCAATTGCTGACCTTTACTTTGGTTTTACTGGTATTTACACATTCATTAATTTGAAGAAAATAATGAAATCCATGGTTATCATATACTCTTCCCAAAGGAAATATTCTGCATATACCCGGACGCTGTCCGTGAATACTGCATTTTCCGTCGGTATTTAAAAAGGCACATTGTTCCTTGGCCCCAATCATCTTTAGGTTGGGAAGTATAATTCCATCCACCAGATTCAGCTCAAGCTTGTCCTTTAATAATTCTTCAAAGGAAAGCTTCAAAGTTGTTGTAAGCCGGTATACGTCATAAGGGTCCAAAACGATAGAGTTCCCCATTCCGTGACAGCAGGATGCTCTTCCTTTACAGCCATTGCAGCTGACTTCTACAAGATCTTCACTGCCATATAAGCTGCCGTCAGATATTTCATCTAGACTAATTTG
It includes:
- a CDS encoding CD3324 family protein, translating into MSYRRAEQILPNEIIELIQNYVDGECIYIPRKENSRKNWGENTSIREELKERNRNIYLDYQKGMKGTEIAGKYYLSLKSIQRIINQMK
- a CDS encoding 2'-5' RNA ligase family protein; this encodes MKATIAYLADTNTENYGKGLMLAAHRIGGMGFEAARLPMHVSLKQPFSIPDLNKIESFFDDYAKKLSPISLRFDALDLYESKVFGYESGCLVMKIKPNDTLKNQQKELFKALEEGFGHCPAEHDEDYCFHMTVAIGGSPFGAYKMAYEKIKVLEYAGEALFDKLGLFYYDDDKIKPGSYFCYKSVKLSL
- the abc-f gene encoding ribosomal protection-like ABC-F family protein → MSQIMITEMSFSYKTFYEPIFEKVTLNLDTDWRLGLIGRNGRGKTTFLKLLHKEFLPDKGTIKMEVNTELFPYENKVRYSLTMDVIKENIGGLRTLEDNLEDMEALGRYLELDGFSMESLIKKEMYRMKLAEELLYRDFSLLSEGEKTKVLLIALFLRKDTYLLLDEPTNHLDIRGKKDVAEYLKRKKGFLVVSHDRSFLDEVADHILAINKSDITLEQGNFTTWKRNKDLKDEFEARAGERLNREVRQLERHAKESRLWGGTANTQKYAFASHARTNGAKAFMGQAKRSEQQIMNKIEEKKTLLLNYETAAKLEFEQLETEGTLLLKGKDIMYSYDGRELFYGLSFDIKKGDRIWVRGENGSGKSTLLKLISGKLSTRGFIRTEDLKITEALQEPLWREGYLKGFIKDGNGDDFEKLCRLFDLPDSLFERPLETFSRGELKKIEIARALSMENHLILLDEPLNYMDLYFREQLESAVLAINPTLVFVEHDEWFGEKVATKVITIGN
- a CDS encoding YkgJ family cysteine cluster protein, yielding MKRQISLDEISDGSLYGSEDLVEVSCNGCKGRASCCHGMGNSIVLDPYDVYRLTTTLKLSFEELLKDKLELNLVDGIILPNLKMIGAKEQCAFLNTDGKCSIHGQRPGICRIFPLGRVYDNHGFHYFLQINECVNTSKTKVKVSNWIDTKGIKENEKFLIDWHYFLNDAEEKVKNAAEEVTVKNINLCILNLFYLRPYEIEKDFYKQFHERLENGKELLGIS
- a CDS encoding UTP--glucose-1-phosphate uridylyltransferase, which translates into the protein MNREKLEEKLREYHQEHLLLYYDKLDDKGKEALSAQIEKVDLNIAALIHKDNGLAGKGIVEPLSGMERKEINARRDEFEAAGIQAIQEKKVGAVLLAGGQGSRLGCEGPKGKVNIGITRTLYIFEQLFQNALQVVEKTGAWVPFYIMTSDKTHEETIEFLKENQYFGYQEDYITFFMQEMTPSVDYEGKLLMEAPDRLSLSPNGNGGWFSSMVKAGLLEDVQSRGIEWLNVFAVDNVLQRIADPVFVGATILTGKDSGAKVVKKAEPGERVGVLCKKDGKPSIVEYYEMTPEMLHEKTPEGELSYSYGVILNYLFKLDKLIHILNTNLPIHVAEKKIPYVTPDGEYIQPSEPNGYKFEELVLDMIPLFEDCLPFEVVREEEFAPIKNATGADSPDTARALLKLNGVIL
- a CDS encoding tyrosine-protein phosphatase, translating into MKNLAKPVNFRDLGGITGKDGKKVRPLRILRSGELVKLTKEDIEILSNEFQLRTIIDLRGEKEYGEKPDDEVPGASYYNVDILKKIHETGADLGSLESVQDVHGAHYHMNLLYEQMINNEGAARGFREVLDLLLEQEEGAFLFHCFAGKDRTGLTAAIILTILGVSKEDIIYDYLKTNEQRKEENEELLGKLTEQGFSKEQCDIVEIALTVNAEYLETAYHTAEKIFGSFHNYIYQALKVTKEEEMELQRKYLVN
- a CDS encoding AraC family transcriptional regulator: MDWIQTLEKAIDYMEENLLSDLECEEVAEGVYISNHHFQRTFTLLTGLTMGEYIRNRRLSLAGGELLRKETKVIDVALKYGYDSPESFTKAFKRFHGITPVQVKKQGASLKSFNRLIIKIIMEGGSSMDYRIEKKEAFEVVLMTRTFNYQNNMTDIPKFWSEYLESGLDEKVCGALGICLPMDDETKEFEYGIGCCKEFLSEVPEGFQVYTIPAYTWAIFRCVGPMPGAIQDMWKRVYSEWLPQANYELVQGYDIENYTEGDASSPDYVSEIWLPVKEK
- a CDS encoding DUF6273 domain-containing protein is translated as MENMENTDNLETPEINEEELQKEESYQKLIALLSSLECMNTTPSKAEIYLSAANKFAELEGYKDSEEYVKLCKQSAKQTNDELIKKIYDYATLKKNNAKNADDYKLAAAEFRKTEGYSDSDKQALECDKLSDRIDNKGARKFFGTVGVVLFGILVLVFIGISPVAKYNIGNALYNVNAYKYALKFYHHSGDYKDTKDKAMKCQYMLGLDYEAKGNYKMAKKSFYASGNYKESDVKKVTALKQVLKNARPGISVVKIGKYNWKVLKVEDTKVLLLKKAALSKRAYSSNASNAAWENSDLRKYLNNNFLNDTFSKEELKNILQTTVSNNANAKYGTAGGNDTSDYLFLLDIDEAHTYNTFFKALKGRSWLRSPGSSSGSAAFITDKGLVMDFGYDVTSDEFTAIPAMWFNIQ
- the thrS gene encoding threonine--tRNA ligase, whose amino-acid sequence is MKAAEKDGSIRDYDFTEKEGREAYWRTTAQVLAQAVKRLYPEAKCAGFQTEEEGFYYDFALNTAFTTEDLNILEAEMQNIINQDLSLKSFTLDKKEAMDYMAERQESYKVELIRESQEKEAVLIIQGEYSELFAGTYVISTGSIKAFKLTLVAGAYWKGKEENEMLTRIYGTAYPSTAELEEYLAKIEEARKRDHRRLGKELGLFAIMDEGPGFPFFLPKGLIVKNLLIDYWRKVHSREGYVEISTPIMLEKSLWETSGHWEHFNEKMYLSTIDKSEYAIKPMNCPGGMLVYKLQPHSYRDLPIRMGELGIVHRHEKSGTLHGLMRVRMFTQDDAHIFMTEEQVREEIKGVIGLIDEVYTKFGFSYHVELSTRPEDSIGSEEDWEMATNGLINALEELKMPYLVNEGDGAFYGPKIDFHLVDSMGRTWQCGTIQLDFQLPLRFQAEYTGADGLKHRPIMLHRVVFGSLERFMGILIEHYAGKFPLWLAPVQVKLLPISEHFLPYANDIKKKLSRALIRCEVDDRAEKIGYKIREAQLDRVPYMLIVGQKEEESHEVSVRKRDSGDLGRMNLEAFINMLQEELHEDNSEGEKE
- a CDS encoding GNAT family N-acetyltransferase, which gives rise to MENIITERLIIRRFDENDWMDLYEYLSDEEVVRFEPYNVYTKEQAMEEAIYRAGAKSFYAVCLKENGKLIGNLYLGKGEFDTWELGYVFNRSFQGQGYATESARALLDYAFTSLGARRIIAMCNPKNEQSWKLLERLPMRREGMLLQNIYFKTGAQGEPLWVDTYEYAILKNEWKLDIDRNK